From the Nocardiopsis changdeensis genome, one window contains:
- a CDS encoding DUF2398 family protein: protein MSRRRRPAQRIDPADLGAYQQAMRRVLTCDIITRDRPRPGVLANVLRWADELSEDLRELFGHTLIATTEHVRLVRAPDTLDPTQRQVFARAGRPFDRRRLAYLCLLLASFQRSQVEVSLADLIRHFTPSANAVGGLGYDPTDGTHKAALVDVCSWLVDHGALHVSDGSLEAWAGGHGQADALFDIDHEVCEVLFRPVRPVQHVTGVTGLLVHHPDEPTREQTARRARRLLVEHPVVHYADVTPDVADALRAPGVAEEVARLTGLTVERRAEGVLLADPGGLFTDRPFPGRGSAVNRTAGLLLAKIADRMETARAALTHLPLPAAPDAHAELAARIDSALPREGVVGALAWTPPATAAAAPEPATAPLIEQGRLEAMVEDLFAEFGAASFTAAWQRDPRGLLDAALELLTDLSLLRPVPGGVLVLPAALRYRNIQGALPQRPDTGMLPLGLEPEGT, encoded by the coding sequence ATGAGCCGCCGGCGCCGCCCCGCGCAGCGGATCGACCCCGCCGACCTGGGGGCCTACCAGCAGGCGATGCGCCGGGTCCTGACCTGCGACATCATCACCCGCGACCGGCCCCGCCCCGGAGTGCTCGCCAACGTCCTGCGCTGGGCCGACGAGCTGTCCGAGGACCTGCGCGAGCTGTTCGGCCACACCCTCATCGCCACCACCGAACACGTCCGCCTGGTCCGCGCCCCCGACACCCTGGACCCCACCCAGCGCCAGGTCTTCGCGCGCGCCGGCCGCCCCTTCGACCGGCGCCGCCTGGCCTACCTGTGCCTGCTGCTCGCCTCCTTCCAGCGCTCCCAGGTCGAGGTGAGCCTCGCCGACCTCATCCGCCACTTCACCCCCTCCGCCAACGCCGTCGGCGGCCTGGGCTACGACCCCACCGACGGCACCCACAAGGCCGCCCTCGTCGACGTCTGCTCCTGGCTGGTCGACCACGGCGCCCTGCACGTCTCCGACGGCTCCCTGGAGGCGTGGGCCGGCGGCCACGGTCAGGCCGACGCCCTCTTCGACATCGACCACGAGGTGTGCGAGGTGCTGTTCCGCCCCGTGCGCCCCGTCCAGCACGTCACCGGCGTCACCGGCCTGCTCGTCCACCACCCCGACGAGCCCACCCGCGAGCAGACCGCCCGCCGTGCCCGCCGGCTCCTCGTCGAACACCCCGTCGTCCACTACGCCGACGTCACCCCCGACGTCGCCGACGCCCTGCGCGCCCCCGGCGTCGCCGAGGAGGTCGCCCGCCTCACCGGCCTGACCGTCGAGCGCCGCGCCGAGGGCGTCCTGCTCGCCGACCCCGGGGGGCTGTTCACCGACCGCCCCTTCCCCGGGCGCGGCAGCGCCGTCAACCGCACCGCCGGGCTCCTGCTGGCCAAGATCGCCGACCGCATGGAGACCGCCCGGGCCGCCCTCACCCACCTGCCGCTGCCCGCGGCCCCGGACGCCCACGCCGAGCTCGCCGCCCGCATCGACTCCGCCCTGCCGCGCGAGGGCGTCGTCGGCGCCCTGGCCTGGACCCCTCCCGCCACCGCCGCCGCGGCCCCCGAGCCCGCGACCGCGCCGCTCATCGAGCAGGGCCGCCTGGAGGCGATGGTCGAGGACCTGTTCGCCGAGTTCGGCGCCGCCTCCTTCACCGCCGCCTGGCAGCGCGACCCCCGCGGACTGCTCGACGCCGCCCTCGAACTGCTCACCGACCTGTCCCTGCTGCGCCCCGTCCCCGGCGGCGTCCTCGTCCTGCCCGCCGCCCTGCGCTACCGCAACATCCAGGGCGCGCTGCCCCAGCGCCCCGACACCGGCATGCTGCCCCTGGGCCTCGAACCGGAAGGAACCTGA
- a CDS encoding TIGR02677 family protein: MAERSALDLDALTISDRFQLFNFTRRDDHVTYLWILRALDRLREVHRVQAGAEDLAATLRELAAAHDGVPALDTADLRYRLDELYADRVVHRFDDASRAGNLARYRNRQSVYQFSELGYRAYRAVEGVLGARSEDVNLSRLVLSDVLEDLRALADANRTGRAEHVYRRLSRLDTVMEDMGRRSAQFHVTLGEILRSTDASPDTFLRYKNALLVHMTEFMAELDRHQPRLERAVREVEDTGLTTLLARAADTDERLFMDRDERLDDWRRRWSALRGWFTTEGGAPTRAAELHAATRSATSGVIALLRQLTEARRGGVNRATQLRHLAQWVFDTPDEGAAHALMGAAFNVRSARHLGVAHEDDEQISPNATWWDAPGVEVSVTLFRSGKAPTAGVPKPVRRNPNARAELRRRQAADRSADRQAAARLAEEGAHDRVLDEVDTRVLLRLITRALESRAVVAGRLSSATGTDEGTLVRLVPSDTGSTVRTTRGLLHLPGMRLELAPRARGAAR; this comes from the coding sequence GTGGCCGAGCGCAGCGCTCTCGACCTGGACGCGCTCACGATCAGCGACCGCTTCCAGCTGTTCAACTTCACCCGCCGCGACGACCACGTCACCTACCTGTGGATCCTGCGCGCCCTGGACCGGCTGCGCGAGGTCCACCGGGTGCAGGCCGGCGCCGAGGACCTGGCCGCCACCCTGCGCGAGCTGGCCGCCGCCCACGACGGGGTGCCCGCCCTGGACACCGCCGACCTGCGCTACCGCCTCGACGAGCTGTACGCCGATCGGGTCGTCCACCGCTTCGACGACGCCTCCCGGGCCGGGAACCTCGCCCGCTACCGCAACCGCCAGTCCGTCTACCAGTTCAGCGAGCTCGGCTACCGCGCCTACCGGGCGGTCGAGGGCGTCCTGGGCGCCCGCAGCGAGGACGTCAACCTGTCCCGCCTGGTCCTCTCCGACGTCCTGGAGGACCTGCGCGCCCTGGCCGACGCCAACCGCACCGGCCGCGCCGAGCACGTCTACCGCCGGCTGTCGCGCCTGGACACCGTGATGGAGGACATGGGCCGCCGCTCCGCCCAGTTCCACGTCACCCTGGGCGAGATCCTGCGCTCCACCGACGCCTCCCCGGACACCTTCCTCAGGTACAAGAACGCCCTGCTGGTCCACATGACCGAGTTCATGGCCGAGCTCGACCGCCACCAGCCCCGCCTGGAGCGCGCGGTGCGCGAGGTGGAGGACACCGGTCTGACCACGCTGCTGGCCCGCGCCGCCGACACCGACGAGCGGCTCTTCATGGACCGCGACGAGCGCCTCGACGACTGGCGTCGGCGCTGGTCGGCGCTGCGCGGCTGGTTCACCACCGAGGGCGGCGCGCCCACCCGTGCCGCCGAACTGCACGCCGCCACCCGCTCGGCGACCTCCGGGGTCATCGCGCTGCTGCGCCAGCTCACCGAGGCCCGGCGCGGCGGGGTCAACCGGGCCACCCAGCTGCGCCACCTGGCGCAGTGGGTCTTCGACACCCCCGACGAGGGGGCCGCGCACGCCCTCATGGGCGCCGCGTTCAACGTCCGCTCCGCCCGCCACCTGGGCGTCGCCCACGAGGACGACGAGCAGATCTCCCCGAACGCCACCTGGTGGGACGCCCCCGGCGTGGAGGTGTCGGTGACGCTGTTCCGCAGCGGCAAGGCGCCCACCGCCGGGGTGCCCAAGCCGGTGCGCCGCAACCCGAACGCCCGCGCCGAGCTGCGCCGCCGCCAGGCGGCCGACCGCTCCGCCGACCGCCAGGCCGCCGCCCGCCTGGCCGAGGAGGGGGCCCACGACCGGGTCCTGGACGAGGTCGACACCCGCGTACTGCTGCGCCTGATCACCCGGGCCCTGGAGTCGCGCGCCGTCGTCGCCGGGCGGCTGTCCTCGGCCACCGGCACCGACGAGGGCACCCTGGTCCGGCTGGTCCCCAGCGACACCGGCAGCACCGTCCGCACCACCCGTGGCCTGCTCCACCTGCCCGGCATGCGCCTGGAGTTGGCCCCCCGCGCCCGTGGAGCCGCCCGATGA